A window from Scyliorhinus canicula chromosome 19, sScyCan1.1, whole genome shotgun sequence encodes these proteins:
- the LOC119954286 gene encoding apolipoprotein A-IV-like isoform X1, producing MRTRWCPRSLFTKMPNRGSWAAVNDKRLQGDPHNYYLRKTRKAKARAKQPIGNSLKDNLETGNGYSENLRQKLASLTDELRLKMKVDTENLQQRIRQELQVPRTKLSPFADGVNHSLSRNPKKCRQIPYSDAKVCHKTRNNAKEFRQSKTRQDKFKDNRKSQGRVLIPLTKVVYENLDKGSGGKRFDEKIQEILRKLHPDVETGSLRVTHQVGSIPSNYPNSHVIEAKIKENVRLLAPYTSGQTGILPENRKNQTVTDYISELKHNLALVDKALDQNPKSLKINKVVKQKLVNMKKRLSPYQESIRQEIQLHLANMSSYILQEMQNG from the exons atgcgcaccagatggtgccccaggagcctcttcaccaaaATGccaaaccgag GTTCCTGGGCTGCCGTCAATGACAAACGGCTGCAAGGTGATCCCCACAATTACTATCTCAGGAAAACCAGAAAAGCCAAGGCCAGAGCAAAGCAACCAATTGG taaTTCTTTAAAGGATAACCTGGAGACTGGAAATGGCTACTCTGAGAATCTTCGCCAGAAACTGGCTTCCCTCACAGACGAGCTTCGTTTGAAGATGAAAGTCGACACTGAGAATCTTCAACAGAGGATCAGGCAGGAGCTGCAGGTCCCGAGGACAAAACTTTCTCCTTTTGCTGATGGGGTCAACCACAGCCTCAGCAGAAACCCCAAAAAATGTCGTCAGATCCCTTACAGTGATGCGAAAGTCTGCCACAAGACGAGGAATAACGCTAAGGAATTCCGCCAGAGCAAAACACGTCAGGACAAATTCAAAGATAACAGAAAAAGTCAGGGGCGAGTTTTGATTCCACTGACCAAAGTAGTGTATGAAAACCTGGATAAAGGAAGTGGGGGCAAGAGGTTTGATGAGAAAATTCAGGAGATTCTGAGGAAGCTGCATCCCGATGTTGAGACAGGATCCCTCAGAGTGACCCACCAAGTTGGAAGTATTCCAAGTAATTATCCAAATTCTCATGTGATTGAGGCAAAGATCAAGGAGAATGTGAGACTTCTGGCCCCCTATACCTCAGGGCAAACAGGGATTCTACCTGAGAACAGGAAAAACCAAACTGTGACTGACTATATTTCAGAACTGAAACACAACCTTGCCTTGGTGGACAAGGCATTAGATCAGAACCCCAAATCCTTAAAAATCAACAAGGTTGTCAAACAGAAGCTGGTAAATATGAAAAAGAGGCTTTCCCCATATCAAGAAAGCATTAGACAAGAAATTCAATTGCACCTTGCAAACATGTCATCTTATATCCTCCAGGAAATGCAAAATGGCTGA
- the LOC119954286 gene encoding apolipoprotein A-IV-like isoform X2 — protein sequence MQYNNIPHVVLRGTMKGSWAAVNDKRLQGDPHNYYLRKTRKAKARAKQPIGNSLKDNLETGNGYSENLRQKLASLTDELRLKMKVDTENLQQRIRQELQVPRTKLSPFADGVNHSLSRNPKKCRQIPYSDAKVCHKTRNNAKEFRQSKTRQDKFKDNRKSQGRVLIPLTKVVYENLDKGSGGKRFDEKIQEILRKLHPDVETGSLRVTHQVGSIPSNYPNSHVIEAKIKENVRLLAPYTSGQTGILPENRKNQTVTDYISELKHNLALVDKALDQNPKSLKINKVVKQKLVNMKKRLSPYQESIRQEIQLHLANMSSYILQEMQNG from the exons GTTCCTGGGCTGCCGTCAATGACAAACGGCTGCAAGGTGATCCCCACAATTACTATCTCAGGAAAACCAGAAAAGCCAAGGCCAGAGCAAAGCAACCAATTGG taaTTCTTTAAAGGATAACCTGGAGACTGGAAATGGCTACTCTGAGAATCTTCGCCAGAAACTGGCTTCCCTCACAGACGAGCTTCGTTTGAAGATGAAAGTCGACACTGAGAATCTTCAACAGAGGATCAGGCAGGAGCTGCAGGTCCCGAGGACAAAACTTTCTCCTTTTGCTGATGGGGTCAACCACAGCCTCAGCAGAAACCCCAAAAAATGTCGTCAGATCCCTTACAGTGATGCGAAAGTCTGCCACAAGACGAGGAATAACGCTAAGGAATTCCGCCAGAGCAAAACACGTCAGGACAAATTCAAAGATAACAGAAAAAGTCAGGGGCGAGTTTTGATTCCACTGACCAAAGTAGTGTATGAAAACCTGGATAAAGGAAGTGGGGGCAAGAGGTTTGATGAGAAAATTCAGGAGATTCTGAGGAAGCTGCATCCCGATGTTGAGACAGGATCCCTCAGAGTGACCCACCAAGTTGGAAGTATTCCAAGTAATTATCCAAATTCTCATGTGATTGAGGCAAAGATCAAGGAGAATGTGAGACTTCTGGCCCCCTATACCTCAGGGCAAACAGGGATTCTACCTGAGAACAGGAAAAACCAAACTGTGACTGACTATATTTCAGAACTGAAACACAACCTTGCCTTGGTGGACAAGGCATTAGATCAGAACCCCAAATCCTTAAAAATCAACAAGGTTGTCAAACAGAAGCTGGTAAATATGAAAAAGAGGCTTTCCCCATATCAAGAAAGCATTAGACAAGAAATTCAATTGCACCTTGCAAACATGTCATCTTATATCCTCCAGGAAATGCAAAATGGCTGA